From the Oleiphilus messinensis genome, one window contains:
- the ilvC gene encoding ketol-acid reductoisomerase, whose product MQVYYDKDCDLSLIQSKKVAIIGYGSQGHAHANNLKDSGVDVTVGLRKGSASWAKAENSGLTVKEVAEAVASSDVVMILTPDEFQAQLYKAEIEPNLKDGATLAFAHGFSIHYNQVVPRADLDVIMVAPKAPGHTVRSEFVKGGGIPDLIAIFQDASGSAKQLALSYASGVGGGRTGIIETTFKDETETDLFGEQAVLCGGAVELVKAGFETLVEAGYAPEMAYFECLHELKLIVDLMYEGGIANMNYSISNNAEYGEYVTGPEVINDESRAAMRNALKRIQDGEYAKMFIAEGAHNYPSMTAYRRNNAAHPIEQVGEKLRSMMPWIASNKIVDKTKN is encoded by the coding sequence ATGCAAGTTTATTACGATAAAGATTGTGATTTGTCTCTTATCCAAAGCAAGAAAGTTGCAATCATCGGATACGGCTCTCAAGGTCATGCTCATGCGAACAACTTGAAAGATTCTGGCGTAGACGTAACGGTTGGTTTGCGTAAAGGTTCTGCGTCTTGGGCGAAAGCAGAAAATTCCGGTTTGACAGTAAAAGAAGTTGCCGAAGCAGTAGCGTCTTCAGATGTTGTAATGATTTTGACCCCGGACGAGTTCCAGGCGCAGCTTTACAAAGCTGAAATTGAACCAAACCTGAAAGATGGTGCAACGCTTGCGTTTGCCCACGGTTTCAGTATTCACTATAACCAGGTTGTGCCGCGTGCCGATCTTGATGTAATCATGGTTGCACCAAAAGCACCAGGGCACACTGTGCGCTCCGAATTTGTTAAAGGCGGTGGTATTCCTGACCTGATTGCAATCTTCCAGGATGCATCCGGATCTGCCAAGCAGTTGGCATTGTCTTATGCCAGTGGTGTTGGTGGTGGTCGTACCGGTATTATCGAGACGACCTTCAAAGATGAAACCGAAACAGATCTGTTTGGTGAGCAAGCCGTTCTGTGTGGTGGCGCGGTTGAACTGGTTAAAGCGGGCTTCGAAACACTGGTTGAAGCTGGGTATGCTCCGGAAATGGCTTACTTCGAGTGTCTGCACGAACTGAAATTGATCGTGGATTTGATGTACGAAGGTGGTATTGCTAACATGAACTACTCCATTTCCAACAATGCGGAATATGGTGAGTATGTTACTGGCCCAGAAGTTATTAATGATGAGTCCCGTGCGGCAATGCGTAATGCATTGAAGCGCATTCAAGATGGTGAGTATGCGAAGATGTTTATCGCAGAAGGTGCTCACAACTATCCTTCAATGACTGCATATCGTCGTAACAATGCTGCTCACCCAATTGAGCAGGTTGGTGAGAAGCTGCGTAGCATGATGCCTTGGATTGCTTCAAACAAGATTGTTGACAAGACCAAAAATTAA
- a CDS encoding dihydrolipoamide acetyltransferase family protein, producing the protein MTKPSYFLLPDLGEGLPDAEIVKWHVAVGDTVEVDQILVEVETAKAIVEVPSPQTGTIAAMFGQAGDIIHTGEPLLEFGSVLISNADPTSATDANSAAAPETAPNSTIPPACTDDPENSIRADSGTVVGTLKQSRGNEREDRFIIGAPDSSRNAIHGRATPAIRALAERKGVDLQLVTGSGSDGHITIKDIEHAALVTEHHGEAETLRGVRRSMAVAMQKSHEQVVPVTLCDDADIHDWLGGTDITIRLIRAIGYAARKSPALNGWFYGDSLTRRLRQQVDVAIAVDTDEGLFVPVLRNIQKREGSDLRQGLNRLREDVLNRTIPPEEMQGGTITLSNFGTIAGRYGNPVVVPPQIAIIGAGKIREEVVARNQQIAIRKRIPISLTFDHRAATGGEAARFLAALIENLETRE; encoded by the coding sequence ATGACTAAGCCAAGCTACTTCCTGCTCCCGGATCTGGGTGAAGGCCTGCCCGATGCAGAGATCGTAAAATGGCATGTTGCTGTTGGGGATACTGTCGAAGTCGATCAAATACTGGTCGAGGTTGAAACGGCCAAAGCCATTGTCGAAGTGCCCTCACCGCAAACAGGAACCATAGCGGCAATGTTCGGACAAGCAGGCGATATTATTCATACAGGTGAACCCCTTCTGGAATTCGGTTCCGTGCTGATATCAAACGCTGATCCGACATCTGCTACTGATGCAAACTCAGCGGCTGCGCCAGAGACTGCACCAAACAGTACCATCCCGCCAGCCTGCACAGACGACCCGGAAAACAGTATCCGTGCCGACTCAGGTACCGTGGTTGGCACACTCAAACAGTCCCGAGGCAACGAACGGGAGGATCGATTTATCATCGGTGCGCCGGACTCAAGCAGAAATGCCATCCACGGGCGTGCAACACCTGCGATAAGAGCCCTCGCCGAACGGAAAGGCGTAGATTTACAGCTTGTTACCGGTTCCGGCAGCGACGGGCATATCACAATCAAGGACATTGAGCATGCTGCATTGGTAACGGAACACCACGGCGAAGCTGAAACGCTTCGCGGGGTTCGCAGAAGTATGGCCGTGGCGATGCAAAAGTCCCACGAACAAGTCGTCCCTGTGACGCTTTGCGATGATGCCGATATTCATGACTGGCTCGGCGGGACAGATATAACGATCCGCCTGATTCGGGCGATAGGCTACGCAGCTCGAAAATCGCCGGCATTGAATGGCTGGTTTTATGGTGATTCTTTAACCCGACGACTGCGTCAGCAGGTTGATGTTGCCATCGCCGTAGACACGGATGAAGGGCTGTTTGTACCGGTCTTACGAAATATCCAGAAACGGGAAGGCTCTGACTTACGACAGGGCCTGAATCGCCTGCGCGAAGACGTCTTGAATCGGACAATCCCCCCGGAGGAAATGCAAGGCGGCACGATAACCTTATCAAACTTCGGCACAATTGCAGGTCGCTATGGTAATCCGGTCGTTGTTCCACCGCAAATTGCAATTATCGGCGCGGGCAAGATTCGAGAAGAGGTTGTTGCCAGAAACCAGCAAATCGCCATTCGCAAACGAATACCGATTTCCCTTACATTTGACCATCGTGCCGCGACTGGAGGAGAAGCCGCACGATTTCTTGCTGCACTTATTGAAAACCTGGAGACCCGGGAGTAG
- the msrP gene encoding protein-methionine-sulfoxide reductase catalytic subunit MsrP, translating to MLIKAGGKLKESDVTDEKLYLSRRQFMAGGAALALGSLLPAPSLAASPEDYPALTGYTKTKWGANEELTPFKDVTRYNNFYELGVDKGDPAENADALKVKPWSVKVEGEVGKPGEYAFEDLIKGIPLEERIYRLRCVEAWSMVIPWIGFPLSSILKKFEPLSKAKYVRMETIHAPEQLPGQRSRFSSIDWPYEEGLRIDEAMHPLTLMAIGLYGRTLPNQNGAPLRLVVPWKYGFKSIKSIVKIQFLESQPKTSWNSIAPQEYGFYANVNPKVDHPRWSQKTERRLPSGLFSVNRIDTQMFNGYGDEVGHLYAGMDLKRFY from the coding sequence ATGTTGATAAAAGCCGGTGGAAAGTTAAAAGAAAGTGACGTCACTGATGAGAAATTGTATTTGTCGCGGCGTCAGTTCATGGCTGGGGGGGCTGCGTTGGCCTTGGGATCGTTGCTTCCGGCGCCCAGTTTGGCTGCCTCACCTGAAGATTACCCTGCGTTGACAGGCTATACCAAAACTAAATGGGGGGCCAATGAAGAGTTGACGCCCTTTAAAGATGTTACACGTTACAACAACTTTTACGAATTGGGTGTCGATAAGGGCGATCCCGCCGAAAATGCCGACGCTCTCAAGGTCAAGCCCTGGTCGGTTAAGGTTGAGGGCGAAGTAGGAAAGCCAGGAGAGTATGCTTTCGAAGACCTTATAAAAGGCATTCCTCTCGAGGAAAGAATCTACCGCTTGAGGTGTGTTGAAGCATGGTCAATGGTCATCCCGTGGATCGGGTTCCCTTTGTCATCCATTCTTAAAAAGTTCGAACCCTTATCTAAAGCGAAGTACGTCCGAATGGAGACAATTCACGCACCAGAGCAATTACCTGGTCAACGCTCTCGCTTTAGTTCTATTGACTGGCCTTATGAAGAGGGGTTGCGTATCGATGAAGCTATGCATCCACTGACTTTGATGGCAATTGGTCTGTACGGACGTACGTTGCCTAACCAAAATGGTGCACCACTGCGGTTGGTTGTGCCGTGGAAGTATGGGTTCAAGAGTATTAAATCCATTGTGAAGATTCAGTTTTTGGAATCTCAACCCAAAACGAGCTGGAATAGTATCGCGCCTCAAGAATACGGTTTCTACGCCAACGTAAACCCAAAAGTGGATCATCCGCGCTGGAGTCAGAAAACTGAAAGGCGATTGCCGTCAGGGCTGTTCTCGGTGAATAGAATTGATACACAGATGTTCAACGGTTACGGGGATGAGGTTGGTCATTTATATGCGGGGATGGATTTGAAGCGGTTTTATTAA
- a CDS encoding alpha-ketoacid dehydrogenase subunit beta, whose product MNAIASTHITRPVTLVEAINLALAHEMQADETVVVLGEDVALNGGVFRATVDLRKQFGLKRVMDTPLAETLIAGMAVGMSVQGLKPVAEIQFMGFIYATMEQVISHAARMRNRTRGRLHCPLVLRAPFGGGIHAPEHHSESTEALFAHIPGIRVVIPSSPARAYGLLLASIRNPDPVIFLEPKRIYRAANQTVENAGQALPLDTCFTLQEGQHITLVSWGAMIQETLEAAQQLAEEGIECEVIDVATISPLDRETIICSVAKTGHCVIVHEAARECGVGAEIAATLAEHALTDLRAPVKRVTGYDTIMPYFKQESLYLPTTEKIIKAVKETLDYD is encoded by the coding sequence ATGAACGCAATCGCATCTACACATATCACACGACCTGTCACGTTGGTTGAAGCGATAAACCTCGCCCTGGCTCACGAAATGCAGGCCGATGAGACAGTCGTCGTACTTGGGGAAGATGTTGCATTGAATGGTGGTGTTTTCAGGGCGACGGTGGATCTTCGCAAGCAGTTCGGATTAAAACGGGTGATGGATACCCCTCTCGCTGAAACGCTAATCGCTGGCATGGCCGTAGGGATGTCAGTTCAAGGCTTGAAACCGGTCGCTGAAATCCAGTTCATGGGATTTATCTATGCCACGATGGAACAGGTCATCAGCCATGCTGCGCGTATGCGCAACAGGACACGTGGGCGATTACATTGCCCGTTGGTGCTTCGTGCACCGTTCGGTGGTGGTATTCACGCTCCAGAACATCATTCGGAAAGTACGGAAGCGTTATTTGCCCACATACCGGGCATTCGCGTGGTCATTCCAAGTTCACCCGCTCGCGCTTATGGCCTCCTGCTCGCATCGATTCGAAATCCCGATCCTGTGATCTTTCTGGAACCTAAACGGATCTACAGGGCCGCGAACCAAACCGTTGAAAATGCTGGACAGGCACTGCCCCTCGACACGTGCTTCACACTCCAAGAAGGGCAGCACATCACGCTCGTATCCTGGGGCGCGATGATACAGGAAACCCTTGAGGCAGCACAACAACTGGCTGAAGAAGGCATAGAATGCGAAGTGATTGATGTCGCGACCATAAGTCCTCTGGATCGGGAAACGATTATTTGCTCTGTGGCCAAAACAGGGCATTGTGTCATTGTTCATGAAGCCGCACGGGAATGTGGTGTTGGTGCAGAGATCGCCGCCACCCTTGCAGAGCACGCCCTCACCGACCTGCGCGCACCGGTAAAGCGTGTTACCGGCTATGACACCATTATGCCGTATTTCAAACAGGAATCGCTGTATTTACCAACAACTGAGAAAATTATCAAGGCGGTGAAGGAGACTCTGGACTATGACTAA
- the cls gene encoding cardiolipin synthase, whose translation MLYLGLILVYTTALVCILQVLQHYRTAQSAIGWIIALLTLPYLALPLYLVFGRNRFEGYARARRKDDRKLDNLAFQLDQLIAPHRPLYQQPDSSKEVFETLARLPFTEHNRCTLLVNGNATIESMFNSILNAERYILTEFYIVRDDELGLQFKTLLMKKARSGVIVFFLYDDVGCAGLSSEYLRDLQEAGILVHPFGTLRSYLKRLQLNFRNHRKIVVTDGETGYVGGINIGDEYLDRTTRYAPWRDTHLKIEGPAVMGLQLSFLEDWHWATGYIPELPKPNLAPKYDEDQKALILATGPADELNYCELFFLQCINQAKSRLWIATPYFVPDIQIMSALQLASLRGVDVRILIPRKPDHKFIYYATYSYLAQADTAGIKIYRYEKGFMHQKVLLVDDTHGVVGTANLDNRSMKLNFEVSAIVHDKSFVAELTQVLVRDFSASNTLPASQYELRSLPFKLLCRAARLLAPIL comes from the coding sequence GTGCTCTACCTCGGCCTGATTCTCGTCTACACAACAGCACTAGTCTGTATTCTTCAGGTTCTGCAGCATTACCGTACAGCGCAAAGTGCAATCGGCTGGATCATTGCATTACTGACGCTCCCCTACCTTGCCCTGCCGCTATACCTCGTATTTGGGCGCAACCGTTTTGAAGGCTATGCCCGGGCTCGGCGCAAAGATGATCGAAAACTGGATAACCTGGCCTTTCAACTGGATCAGCTTATCGCCCCTCATCGTCCCCTGTACCAACAACCCGATTCCAGTAAAGAGGTTTTTGAGACCCTGGCACGACTGCCATTCACAGAGCATAACCGATGCACATTATTGGTAAATGGAAACGCGACCATCGAGAGTATGTTCAACAGCATACTTAACGCAGAGCGCTACATACTGACTGAATTTTACATTGTCAGAGACGACGAACTGGGTTTGCAATTTAAAACGCTACTAATGAAAAAAGCCCGGTCCGGCGTAATCGTGTTCTTCCTGTATGATGATGTCGGGTGCGCAGGCCTGAGCAGCGAATACCTGAGAGACCTCCAAGAAGCGGGAATTCTGGTTCATCCGTTCGGTACTTTGAGGTCTTACCTGAAACGATTGCAACTCAATTTCCGGAATCACCGTAAAATCGTTGTAACGGATGGCGAAACAGGTTACGTGGGCGGCATCAATATCGGTGATGAATATCTTGATAGGACAACCCGGTATGCCCCCTGGCGTGACACACATTTAAAAATTGAGGGGCCTGCGGTCATGGGACTACAGTTATCATTCCTGGAGGATTGGCATTGGGCGACCGGGTATATTCCAGAACTGCCAAAACCAAATTTGGCACCCAAATACGATGAAGACCAAAAAGCGCTCATACTCGCAACAGGCCCCGCTGATGAACTTAACTATTGCGAATTGTTTTTTTTACAATGTATCAACCAGGCAAAATCACGATTATGGATAGCAACCCCCTACTTTGTACCAGATATCCAAATAATGAGCGCACTCCAGCTTGCAAGCCTGAGAGGTGTTGACGTAAGAATCCTCATTCCCCGCAAGCCTGACCACAAATTCATTTATTACGCCACCTACTCTTACCTTGCGCAAGCAGATACTGCGGGCATTAAAATTTATCGCTATGAGAAAGGCTTTATGCACCAGAAAGTATTATTAGTCGACGACACTCATGGCGTAGTCGGTACTGCCAACCTGGATAACCGCTCAATGAAACTAAACTTCGAAGTCTCTGCCATTGTTCACGATAAATCTTTTGTGGCAGAACTAACCCAAGTGCTAGTACGTGACTTTTCAGCCTCGAACACCTTGCCCGCATCTCAATATGAACTCCGGTCACTCCCCTTCAAACTACTGTGCAGGGCTGCAAGACTGCTCGCACCGATACTCTGA
- a CDS encoding YdcH family protein yields MTIEKHDLHHEFPEMADEIHELKTSNAHFAKLFDQYHNVDQQVRRIETGVENTSDEFLEQVKKERLNLKDQLFQMLKAIA; encoded by the coding sequence ATGACTATAGAAAAACACGACCTACATCATGAATTTCCAGAGATGGCAGATGAAATTCATGAATTGAAAACCAGTAATGCACATTTCGCAAAATTGTTTGATCAGTACCATAATGTCGATCAACAAGTTCGTCGCATTGAAACCGGCGTTGAAAATACGTCGGATGAGTTTTTAGAGCAGGTCAAGAAAGAGCGTTTGAATTTAAAAGATCAATTGTTTCAAATGCTAAAAGCGATCGCTTGA
- a CDS encoding GntR family transcriptional regulator — protein sequence MEFKPKETLTEQVAQHIENMIAFGKLKSGERIYENAMAKDLNVSHGSIREALLLLEKRHLVRNIPRKGCTVTELDEHFVKSLYEMLLLILCHTGTKLLLNRTEDDLHNLESLYQKMSQCFQQGRLMEFLDLGIQYTQISLAYADNYFMVSAIQDLWPSAKRCAFMALREGPKVLQDNLDQMRHSIDAIKARDEEELIRIINFYGQEQCDQVLASVNRP from the coding sequence GTGGAATTCAAACCCAAAGAGACGCTGACCGAACAGGTTGCTCAACATATTGAAAATATGATCGCATTTGGCAAGCTGAAGTCAGGCGAGCGTATTTATGAAAATGCAATGGCTAAAGATCTCAACGTCAGCCATGGCTCCATCCGTGAAGCCCTGCTTCTCTTAGAAAAACGGCACCTGGTTAGAAATATTCCACGAAAGGGTTGCACTGTTACCGAACTCGATGAGCACTTCGTCAAGAGTCTCTATGAGATGCTGTTGCTGATTCTTTGCCATACCGGTACTAAATTGTTACTTAATCGAACCGAGGATGATCTGCACAACCTTGAGAGTCTTTATCAAAAAATGAGTCAGTGCTTTCAGCAAGGCAGATTGATGGAGTTTCTGGATCTGGGTATCCAGTACACTCAAATATCCCTGGCTTATGCAGACAATTACTTCATGGTCTCAGCGATACAGGATTTGTGGCCTTCGGCGAAGCGTTGCGCGTTTATGGCACTGCGTGAGGGGCCGAAAGTCCTGCAAGACAACCTTGATCAAATGCGACATTCGATTGATGCCATAAAGGCCAGAGACGAAGAGGAACTTATTCGGATCATTAATTTTTACGGCCAGGAACAATGTGATCAGGTGCTTGCCAGCGTAAACAGGCCCTAG
- a CDS encoding DUF4124 domain-containing protein, whose amino-acid sequence MKKQQFLLNAILAMSILAPTALQAERIYKWTDDNGVIHYGDRRPSDKSSESLEVKTGHSAPTQEAATSKTDEAKPTAGDPAAAAAYKEQRKKACEIAKTNLSKLQSYSRIRIKDKETGEYKYLSDEQKQAQVKESERIVKENCD is encoded by the coding sequence ATGAAGAAGCAACAATTCTTGCTCAATGCCATTCTGGCGATGTCGATACTGGCTCCAACGGCCCTTCAGGCAGAAAGAATCTACAAATGGACAGATGACAATGGTGTCATTCACTACGGAGACCGGAGGCCGTCGGATAAAAGCAGCGAATCTCTGGAAGTTAAAACCGGCCATAGTGCGCCCACTCAGGAAGCCGCAACCAGTAAAACAGATGAAGCAAAACCAACCGCTGGCGACCCTGCCGCCGCGGCGGCCTACAAGGAGCAGCGTAAAAAGGCCTGCGAGATTGCCAAGACCAATCTAAGCAAGCTACAAAGCTACTCAAGAATACGTATAAAGGATAAAGAAACGGGAGAATATAAATACTTGAGTGATGAACAGAAACAGGCTCAGGTAAAAGAATCCGAACGCATCGTGAAGGAAAACTGTGACTGA
- a CDS encoding acetolactate synthase 3 large subunit — MELLSGADMIARFLQDEGIEYIYGYPGGAALHIYDALFRQDKVKHILVRHEQAAVHMADGYARATGKPGVVLVTSGPGATNTVTGIATAFMDSIPMVVLCGQVATTLIGEDAFQETDMIGVSRPVVKHNLTVRHPEQIPEVLKKAFYIASTGRPGPVVVDIPKDMTTPNERWKYEYPKKVKLRSYNPALRGHSGQIKKAVDMLLASKRPVIYAGGGVILGGASDKLVELARTLDYPVTNTLMGLGSFPGTDRQSLGMLGMHGSYEANMVMHHSDFVLAIGARFDDRVTNATEKFCPGAKIVHIDIDPASISKTVNVDVPIVGPVDSVLKEMLSLIKEAKTVPDKESLGAWWKQIDEWRAFHGGRYSLGDGKLLKPQQVIEAVHRVTKGNAYVTSDVGQHQMFAAQYYKFDKPNRWINSGGLGTMGFGFPAAMGIKLNFPDEEVLCVTGEGSIQMNIQELSTCKQYDLPVKIINLNNQSLGMVRQWQDMNYESRHAQSYMKSLPDFVKLVEAYGHVGMKVEKPEDLEATLEKAFAMKDRLVFLDIYVDPYEHVYPMQVARGAMKDMWLSKTERT, encoded by the coding sequence GTGGAGTTATTATCTGGCGCAGATATGATTGCCCGCTTTCTGCAGGATGAGGGCATCGAATACATTTATGGCTACCCCGGCGGAGCCGCACTTCACATTTATGACGCATTGTTCCGTCAAGATAAAGTTAAGCATATTCTAGTTCGCCATGAACAAGCTGCAGTCCATATGGCTGATGGCTATGCCCGGGCTACCGGAAAACCTGGGGTTGTCTTGGTAACGTCTGGCCCTGGGGCCACCAATACTGTTACGGGTATCGCAACGGCATTCATGGATTCGATTCCCATGGTCGTTTTGTGTGGTCAGGTCGCTACCACGCTGATTGGTGAAGATGCATTCCAGGAAACAGACATGATCGGCGTGTCTCGTCCTGTTGTAAAACATAATTTGACCGTTCGCCATCCTGAACAAATACCCGAAGTATTAAAGAAAGCATTTTATATTGCATCCACAGGTCGCCCTGGTCCAGTGGTTGTGGATATTCCAAAAGATATGACCACGCCAAATGAGCGCTGGAAGTATGAATATCCCAAGAAAGTAAAATTACGATCCTACAACCCTGCGTTGCGGGGGCATTCCGGTCAGATCAAAAAGGCAGTGGATATGCTGCTTGCCTCGAAACGACCTGTCATTTATGCCGGAGGCGGCGTAATTCTTGGTGGCGCCTCGGACAAGCTTGTGGAGCTCGCCAGAACGCTCGATTACCCGGTCACGAACACCCTGATGGGTTTGGGATCGTTTCCGGGAACGGATCGGCAAAGTCTTGGCATGCTCGGAATGCATGGCAGCTATGAAGCCAATATGGTCATGCATCATTCTGATTTTGTTTTGGCGATTGGCGCGCGTTTTGATGATCGTGTGACGAATGCGACCGAAAAATTCTGTCCGGGTGCAAAAATTGTCCATATTGATATTGATCCGGCTTCAATATCGAAAACTGTCAATGTTGATGTGCCGATTGTCGGACCAGTTGATTCCGTGCTGAAGGAAATGCTATCCCTGATCAAAGAAGCCAAAACGGTTCCTGATAAAGAAAGCCTAGGGGCTTGGTGGAAGCAGATTGATGAATGGAGAGCATTCCATGGTGGTCGTTACAGCCTCGGAGATGGAAAGCTGCTCAAGCCACAGCAGGTTATCGAAGCCGTCCACAGAGTAACCAAGGGTAATGCATATGTAACATCGGATGTAGGTCAGCATCAGATGTTTGCCGCTCAGTACTACAAGTTTGACAAGCCAAATCGCTGGATTAACTCTGGTGGTCTGGGCACCATGGGGTTTGGTTTTCCGGCTGCGATGGGGATCAAACTCAACTTCCCGGATGAAGAGGTACTCTGTGTTACCGGTGAAGGCAGTATTCAGATGAATATTCAGGAACTGTCTACCTGTAAGCAATATGACCTGCCGGTTAAGATCATCAACCTGAACAATCAATCGTTGGGAATGGTGCGACAGTGGCAGGACATGAATTACGAGTCCCGTCACGCTCAGTCTTACATGAAGTCGTTACCTGATTTCGTAAAACTGGTTGAGGCCTACGGTCACGTGGGAATGAAGGTGGAGAAGCCTGAAGATCTGGAAGCAACGTTGGAAAAAGCGTTCGCGATGAAAGACCGGTTGGTGTTCCTGGATATTTATGTCGATCCATACGAGCATGTCTACCCAATGCAGGTTGCACGTGGCGCGATGAAAGATATGTGGTTGAGTAAGACTGAGAGGACCTGA
- the ilvN gene encoding acetolactate synthase small subunit codes for MRRIISVLLENEPGALSRVVGLFSQRNYNIETLTVAPTEDPTLSRMTVTTTGSDRVIEQITKQLNKLIEVVKLVDLTDGSHIERELMLIKLKASGAQRAEIKRTTDIFRGQIVDVTSSIYTVQLIGDSEKLDAFIQAIGSTSVLEVVRSGVSGIARGEKVLSV; via the coding sequence ATGAGAAGAATTATTTCTGTATTGCTGGAGAATGAACCGGGTGCTCTGTCTCGAGTAGTTGGGCTTTTCTCTCAGCGAAATTATAATATCGAAACATTGACGGTTGCTCCAACGGAAGATCCGACTCTTTCTCGTATGACGGTGACAACGACGGGGTCTGATCGGGTAATCGAACAAATCACCAAACAACTTAATAAGCTAATCGAAGTGGTTAAGTTGGTTGATCTGACGGATGGCTCGCACATCGAGCGGGAGCTGATGTTGATCAAGCTCAAAGCCAGTGGTGCTCAAAGAGCAGAGATAAAACGGACGACCGACATATTTCGGGGTCAAATCGTAGATGTGACCAGTTCGATTTATACGGTTCAGCTTATTGGTGATAGTGAAAAACTGGATGCCTTTATTCAGGCAATCGGGTCCACGAGTGTATTGGAAGTTGTGCGCTCGGGTGTATCCGGAATTGCGCGTGGCGAGAAAGTTCTGAGTGTCTGA
- the pssA gene encoding CDP-diacylglycerol--serine O-phosphatidyltransferase, with the protein MSNHENNMDSASLRSDVESPDATSVESDLEDVEVVEGGKVRRRGIYLLPNLFTTGSLFSGFYAIVAAMNGQFDNAAVAIFVSMILDGLDGRVARLTNTQSRFGAEYDSLADMVAFGVAPGLVAFTLNLQSLGNIGWIGTFIYVAGAALRLARFNTQIGSVDKKYFVGLPSPSAAALVAGFVWVCHTAEQSLGLTILTMIIVTGAGVLMVSNVLYYSFKELDLKRRVPFATVLVIVLIFAVIALEPAIVLLLGFVVYILSGPAMALKRKFKARN; encoded by the coding sequence ATGAGTAACCACGAGAACAATATGGATTCAGCCTCCTTGAGGTCTGATGTGGAATCACCGGATGCAACCTCAGTAGAAAGTGATCTGGAAGATGTCGAGGTTGTTGAGGGTGGAAAGGTGCGTCGCCGGGGAATCTACTTGCTCCCCAATTTGTTTACGACGGGCTCACTTTTTTCGGGCTTTTATGCGATTGTTGCAGCGATGAATGGCCAGTTTGATAACGCTGCTGTAGCGATTTTTGTTTCGATGATTTTAGATGGACTGGATGGCCGAGTCGCCAGGCTAACGAATACGCAAAGCAGGTTTGGCGCTGAGTATGACAGTTTGGCTGATATGGTTGCCTTTGGCGTGGCACCTGGTTTGGTTGCGTTCACATTGAACCTGCAGTCTCTTGGTAATATCGGCTGGATTGGTACGTTCATATACGTCGCCGGTGCAGCGTTGAGATTGGCAAGGTTTAATACTCAAATCGGCTCTGTTGACAAAAAATACTTCGTTGGTTTACCGAGTCCGTCTGCTGCAGCCCTTGTCGCTGGTTTTGTTTGGGTGTGCCATACTGCAGAGCAAAGTCTCGGTCTGACGATACTCACCATGATCATAGTTACCGGAGCTGGCGTACTCATGGTGAGCAATGTGCTCTACTACAGCTTTAAAGAGCTTGATCTCAAGCGCCGTGTGCCCTTTGCTACTGTCCTGGTAATTGTCTTGATTTTTGCCGTTATAGCCCTGGAGCCAGCCATCGTCTTATTGCTGGGGTTCGTGGTCTATATTCTCTCCGGGCCAGCAATGGCGTTGAAGCGAAAATTCAAGGCGCGGAATTAG